In Thermodesulfobacteriota bacterium, the genomic window GCGCGGGGCGGCGGCGTGGCCGCCGGGCAGCACCTGGAGGCGCCGCCCCATGGATAGGAGGGAGGAAGCGCGAGGGGCCGGCGGGGGCAAGCGCCTCTTCCTGGGGCTTCTCCTGGTCACGGGGCTCCTCCTGGGGGGGATCGGCCTGGCCACCTGGCTCGTGCCCCAGGTCTGGGCGGGTGGAGAGTCGTGGCTGGCGGCCCTGCTGGGCGCGGCCTTCGGCGCCGGGGCCCTGCTCGTGGGCGCGGGGATCGGCATCCTCGTCTTTGCGACGCTGTTCGAGCGCGACCTGCCCGGAACCCGGCGTCTGCGCGGCCTCCTCATCCGGGGGTTCTTTCCGCCGCTCGTGGCGGTGGCGCGCCTGTTCGGCATCCCCAAGGAGAAGGTGGAGCGCTCCTTCGTGGCGGTGAACAACCAGCTCGTGCTGCGCTCGGGGCGCCGCTCCCGCCCGGAGCGGATGCTCATCCTCCTGCCCCACTGCCTCCAGGTCGACGCCTGCGAGATCCGCATCACGGGCGACATCGCCAACTGCCAGGAGTGCGGCCGGTGCCCCATCGCCGGTCTGGTGGACCTGGGGCGGCGCTACGGCGTGCACCTGAGCGTGGCCACCGGCGGCACCATCGCCCGGCGGATCATCGTGGAGCAGCGCCCCGAGATCATCATCGCCGTGGCCTGCGAGCGCGACCTCACGAGCGGCATCCAGGACGCCCACCCGCTGCCGGTCTACGGCATCTTGAACGACCGCCCGGAGGGTCCCTGTTTCAACACCCGGGTAGACCTGGGCGAGGTGGAGCGGGCCCTGGCCCGGTTCGTCTCCCGGCCCCTGCCGGGGAGGGAGAAAGACTCTGACACCGCCGCCGGCGGTTGAATCGATTCGCAGGCCCGCGTGGCCCTGCCCGGGAGCCCCCATGGACATGAACGACGTGCTCCAGCTGATGGACGAGGAGCTCAAGAAGGTCGAGCTGCAGTTCCAGGAGAACCTCCGGTCCGACGTGAGCCTCATCCCCACGGTGGGGCGCTACGTGCTGCGCAGCGGCGGCAAGCGGGTGCGCCCCCTGCTGGTGCTCCTGACGGCTCGGCTGTGCGGCTACCGGGGGGAGCGGGCCGTGCCCCTGGCTTCGATC contains:
- a CDS encoding DUF116 domain-containing protein — its product is MDRREEARGAGGGKRLFLGLLLVTGLLLGGIGLATWLVPQVWAGGESWLAALLGAAFGAGALLVGAGIGILVFATLFERDLPGTRRLRGLLIRGFFPPLVAVARLFGIPKEKVERSFVAVNNQLVLRSGRRSRPERMLILLPHCLQVDACEIRITGDIANCQECGRCPIAGLVDLGRRYGVHLSVATGGTIARRIIVEQRPEIIIAVACERDLTSGIQDAHPLPVYGILNDRPEGPCFNTRVDLGEVERALARFVSRPLPGREKDSDTAAGG